In Pseudonocardia sp. DSM 110487, the sequence AGCCGTCGGACACCACGCCCGCCTCCACGCTCCTGCTCGCGGAGGTGGCCGCGGAGTTCCTGCCACCGGGCGTGTTCAACGTGGTCTGCGGTGACCGCGACACCGGCCGTGCGCTCGTGTCCCACCCCGTCCCGCAGCTGGTGGCGATCACAGGCTCGGTGCGGGCCGGGATGGAGGTGGCCGAGGCCGCGAGTCACGACGTCAAGCGGGTGCACCTGGAGCTGGGCGGCAAGGCACCGGTGATCGTGTACGACGACGCCGACATCGCCGCGGCCGCGGAGACCATCGCGGGCGCCGGCTACTTCAACGCGGGCCAGGACTGCACCGCGGCCACCCGCGTGCTGGCCGCCGCGTCCGTGCACGACGACCTGGTGGCCGCGCTGACGGAGCAGGCGCGGGCCACGCGCACCGGCCTGCCCGACGACGAGGACGTGCTCTTCGGCCCGCTGAACAACCGCACCCAGCTCGACCGCGTCACCGGGCTGCTCGGCAGACTGCCCGACCACGCCGCCATGACCACGGGCGGCACCCGCCCCGGTGGCGACCTTTCCGGCGGCTTCTTCCTGGAGCCCGCCGTCGTCGCCGGCCTGCGGCAGGACGACGAGGTGATCCAGAACGAGATCTTCGGTCCGGTGATCACCGTGCAGCGGTTCACCGACGAGGAGGAGGCGATCCGGCTCGCCAACGGCGTGCGCTACGGCCTCGCCTCCAGCGTGTGGACGCGCGACTTCGGCCGCGCCATGCGCACCAGCCGCCGGCTCGACTTCGGCTGCGTCTGGATCAACACCCACATCCCGCTGGTCGCGGAGATGCCGCACGGCGGCTTCAAGCAGTCGGGCTACGGCAAGGACCTGTCGGTCTACGGATTCGAGGACTACACGCGCGTCAAGCACGTCATGGCGAACATCGAGTCCTGAGCGGAGCCGAGATGACCGAGGTGATCAACCGGCCAGGCGGCACCGCGCCCGGCGACAAGGGACTCAAGGGCGGCGCGCTCGGGCTGCTGTCCAGCGTGGTGATCGGCATGGCGTCCACGGCGCCGGCATACAGCCTCGCCGCCAGCCTTGGCGCGCTCGTGCTGCTGTCCGGCGAGAAGGCGCCTGCCGTCCTGCTGCTCGCGTTCGTGCCGATGTACCTGATCGCGGTCGCCTACCGCGAGCTCAACAGGGCCGAGCCGGACTGCGGCACCACGTTCACCTGGGCCGGACGCGCGTTCGGGCCGTGGATGGGGTGGCTCGGCGGCTGGGGCATCATCGCGGCCGACGTGATCGTCATGGCCAACCTCGCGCAGGTGGCTGGGCAGTACTCGTTCGTGCTGGTCGGCGCGGATGCGCTCGCGGAGAGCACGCTGTGGACGACCGTGACCGGTGTCGTCTGGATCCTGGTCATGACCTACATCTGCTACCGGGGCATCGAGATCTCGGCGCGGCTGCAGTACGCCCTGCTGGGGATCGAGCTCGTGGTGCTGGCGATCTTCGCCGTCACCGCCCTCGTACGCGTCTACACGGGCGACGCGCCCGAGGGCTCGATGATGCCGAGCCTCGGCTGGCTGTGGCCCGGCGGGCTCGAGATCCCCGACCTGGTCGACGCCGTGCTCATCGCCGTGTTCCTGTACTGGGGCTGGGACACGGCCGTGGCCATCAACGAGGAGAGCGACGAGCCCGGCCGCACGCCTGGGCGGGCCGCGGTGCTCTCGACGCTGCTGCTGGTCGTCACGTATGTCCTCGTCGCGGTCTCCGCGGTGGCGTTCGCGGGCACCGGCACCGAGGGCATCGGCCTGGGCAACGAGGAGAACTCCGACGACGTGTTCGCCGCGCTCGGTTCCGCCGTGTTCGGCGAAGGGGGCTTCGGGCAGTTCTTCGTGATCCTGCTGATCATCTCGGTGCTGACCTCGTCGGCGGCGTCCACCCAGACCACGATCCTGCCCACGGCGCGGGCGGCGCTGTCGATGGGCGCCTACCGGGCGCTCCCGCGGAAGTTCGCCGACATCCACCCGCGCTACCTCACCCCGACCTGGGCCACGTGGGGCATGGGCATCGCGTCGATCGTGTTCTACGTGGGCCTCACGCTGATCAGCGAGAACGTGCTGGCCGACTCGATCTCCGCCACCGGCCTGCTGATCGCCTTCTACTACGGCCTCACCGGCTTCGCCTGCGTGTGGTTCTACCGCAGGGAGCTGCGCGGGCGCGGGTTGTGGACCAAGGGCGTGCTGCCGGGGCTGGGCGGGCTGATGCTGCTGGTCGCGTTCGTGCTGTCGAGCATCGACTACGCGTCCGCCGATGCCGGCTCCACCACCGTGTTCGGCATCGGCGGCGTCTTCGTGATCGGGATCGGGGCCATCGCGCTGGGCGCGGTGCTGATGCTGGTGTACAGCCGGATCGCCCCCGCGTTCTTCCGCGGCGAGACGCTGCGGCAGGGCACCTCGGACCTGCTGCTGCACGACGAGCGCGGCGGCCCGCACTTCGGCCTGCCCGACTCCGAGGA encodes:
- a CDS encoding gamma-aminobutyraldehyde dehydrogenase, encoding MDKLQLRNFVDGQSRDAADGRTSDLVDPVTGEVYATAPLSGESDVDAAYGAATRAFDTWRDTTPAERQRLLLKLADAIEGRAGEFVTTESRNTGKPLGLTAEEELPPCVDQIRFFAGAARVLEGRAAAEYMAGHTSFVRREPIGVVGQVTPWNYPLMMAVWKIAPALAAGNTVVLKPSDTTPASTLLLAEVAAEFLPPGVFNVVCGDRDTGRALVSHPVPQLVAITGSVRAGMEVAEAASHDVKRVHLELGGKAPVIVYDDADIAAAAETIAGAGYFNAGQDCTAATRVLAAASVHDDLVAALTEQARATRTGLPDDEDVLFGPLNNRTQLDRVTGLLGRLPDHAAMTTGGTRPGGDLSGGFFLEPAVVAGLRQDDEVIQNEIFGPVITVQRFTDEEEAIRLANGVRYGLASSVWTRDFGRAMRTSRRLDFGCVWINTHIPLVAEMPHGGFKQSGYGKDLSVYGFEDYTRVKHVMANIES
- a CDS encoding APC family permease, with translation MTEVINRPGGTAPGDKGLKGGALGLLSSVVIGMASTAPAYSLAASLGALVLLSGEKAPAVLLLAFVPMYLIAVAYRELNRAEPDCGTTFTWAGRAFGPWMGWLGGWGIIAADVIVMANLAQVAGQYSFVLVGADALAESTLWTTVTGVVWILVMTYICYRGIEISARLQYALLGIELVVLAIFAVTALVRVYTGDAPEGSMMPSLGWLWPGGLEIPDLVDAVLIAVFLYWGWDTAVAINEESDEPGRTPGRAAVLSTLLLVVTYVLVAVSAVAFAGTGTEGIGLGNEENSDDVFAALGSAVFGEGGFGQFFVILLIISVLTSSAASTQTTILPTARAALSMGAYRALPRKFADIHPRYLTPTWATWGMGIASIVFYVGLTLISENVLADSISATGLLIAFYYGLTGFACVWFYRRELRGRGLWTKGVLPGLGGLMLLVAFVLSSIDYASADAGSTTVFGIGGVFVIGIGAIALGAVLMLVYSRIAPAFFRGETLRQGTSDLLLHDERGGPHFGLPDSEESTVIAPDRSNLPPGQEPDDPPRP